Proteins encoded in a region of the Wenzhouxiangella sp. XN201 genome:
- a CDS encoding universal stress protein encodes MPFSRILVPLDGSDYAEQALVHAGRMARAFSSRVFLLRVLQERPDTDGEHCAGSVDWRLRKAEAQRYLQKLIGDERLAGAPTEIEVLDGRPADAIAQFIEHHEIRLVVLSAWGAGGAFGLPYGGTVHKVLASTRIPYLIVRGQADEAKPGEPYRHVMVSLDGSQPAEVALHVASALDAGGGTTIELLHLVSEPLMPRRRPLTAHEHSLKSELLECNRRVAAGYLEELRDRLGSHHEIRTRLEASTRPVETIAEVCQQDHPDLLVLAVHHGEGSSGWSSEAVRQVLLTRITTPVLALQDGMRVGQELLQGGD; translated from the coding sequence ATGCCCTTTTCCCGCATCCTGGTTCCACTCGACGGTTCGGATTATGCCGAGCAGGCGCTGGTGCATGCCGGACGGATGGCGCGAGCGTTTTCCAGTCGGGTGTTCCTCTTGCGGGTGCTGCAAGAGCGGCCTGATACGGACGGGGAGCACTGTGCGGGCAGTGTCGACTGGCGGCTGCGCAAGGCCGAGGCGCAGCGATACCTGCAGAAGTTGATCGGCGATGAGCGCCTGGCCGGGGCACCGACCGAGATCGAAGTGCTGGACGGGCGTCCGGCCGATGCGATTGCACAGTTCATCGAACATCATGAGATCCGCCTGGTGGTGTTGTCTGCCTGGGGCGCCGGGGGTGCTTTCGGTCTGCCTTACGGTGGCACCGTGCACAAGGTGCTGGCCAGTACGCGCATTCCCTACCTGATCGTTCGCGGCCAGGCCGACGAGGCGAAACCCGGCGAGCCCTATCGTCATGTCATGGTGTCGCTGGATGGCTCCCAACCGGCGGAGGTGGCCTTGCACGTGGCCAGCGCGTTGGATGCCGGTGGCGGCACGACGATCGAGCTTCTGCACCTGGTCAGCGAACCCCTGATGCCACGGCGCCGACCGCTGACGGCCCACGAGCATTCACTCAAGTCAGAACTGCTCGAGTGTAATCGACGTGTTGCCGCCGGCTATCTCGAGGAGTTGCGTGATCGCCTGGGATCCCATCACGAAATCCGAACCCGTCTCGAGGCCTCTACACGGCCGGTGGAGACCATTGCCGAGGTCTGCCAGCAGGATCATCCCGACTTGCTGGTGCTGGCCGTACACCACGGCGAGGGCAGTAGCGGCTGGAGCAGCGAGGCCGTGCGCCAGGTATTGCTGACTCGCATTACCACGCCCGTTCTCGCGCTGCAGGACGGCATGCGGGTGGGGCAGGAATTGCTGCAGGGCGGCGACTGA
- a CDS encoding NrdJb, with product MTIRIDKKIVDYQVQDKEKEDLKAAAKKEGGREKADIIRMHEKLERPEGMECLEGATYKIRTPLDDHALYVTINDIILNQGTEHEQRRPFEIFINSKNMDHFQWIVALTRVMSAVFRKGGDVVFLAEELQAVFDPKGGYFKPGGRFVPSIVADIGAVVENHLKRIGMIEPDELSEQQQLILEQKRAEAEAREQQQAEAEGLPLAAPGSTTTPTDAGQGAEASYPASATLCHKCYTKAMVLLDGCQTCLACGYSKCG from the coding sequence ATGACCATCAGAATCGACAAGAAGATCGTGGACTATCAAGTCCAGGACAAGGAAAAGGAAGACTTGAAGGCGGCCGCCAAGAAGGAGGGCGGTCGCGAGAAGGCCGACATCATCCGGATGCACGAGAAGCTCGAGCGTCCGGAGGGCATGGAGTGCCTGGAAGGCGCGACCTACAAGATCCGCACGCCGCTCGATGACCACGCCCTGTACGTGACCATCAACGACATCATTCTCAACCAGGGCACCGAGCATGAGCAGCGCCGGCCCTTCGAGATCTTCATCAACTCGAAGAACATGGACCACTTTCAGTGGATCGTGGCGCTGACGCGCGTGATGTCGGCCGTGTTCCGCAAGGGCGGCGATGTCGTCTTCCTGGCCGAAGAACTGCAGGCCGTGTTCGACCCCAAGGGCGGCTACTTCAAGCCCGGAGGCCGCTTCGTGCCGTCGATCGTGGCCGACATCGGCGCGGTGGTCGAAAACCACCTCAAGCGCATCGGCATGATCGAGCCCGACGAGTTGTCCGAGCAGCAGCAGCTCATCCTCGAACAAAAGCGCGCGGAGGCCGAAGCCCGCGAACAGCAGCAGGCCGAAGCGGAAGGATTACCCCTGGCGGCACCAGGCAGCACGACGACGCCGACAGACGCGGGGCAGGGCGCCGAAGCCTCCTACCCGGCCTCGGCCACCCTGTGTCACAAGTGCTACACCAAGGCGATGGTCCTGCTCGACGGCTGCCAGACCTGCCTGGCCTGCGGCTATTCAAAGTGCGGCTAA
- a CDS encoding adenosylcobalamin-dependent ribonucleoside-diphosphate reductase, with protein MSVSAEALTAALPDIAFQEASLDIWDKKYRLKAKTGEIIDQEIDDTYKRVARALAEVEKGKDKQDHWYREFLWALRRGAIPAGRITSNAGALAHKPATSTINCTVSGTIRDSMNDILGKVHEAGLTLKAGCGIGYEFSTLRPKGAYVSGAGAYTSGPMSFMDIYDKMCFTVSSAGGRRGAQMATFDVSHPDVMDFIRAKRENGVLRQFNCSLLITDDFVQAVIDDTDWPLVFPVLDSETEEIDVNDPEQVIWREWPTTEGYVSNDEGLVACKIYRKVPAKRLWNMIMSSTYDYAEPGFVLVDRINEQNNNWWCETIRATNPCGEQPLPPYGACLLGSVNLTRFVEEPFTENARFNWDEYRRTVQIFTRMLDNVVEINGLPLEKQRKEIMYKRRHGMGFLGLGSTLTMLRKQYGHPESLEFTERVSREMAVAGWETAAELAEEKGPAPIMSDEFEVTPEMLRKRPEMKRDGYKPGDKVPGRILHARYSRYMQKVAEVAPELVDKLAETGARFTHHTSIAPTGTISLSLANNASNGIEPSFAHHYNRNVIREGRKSKEKVSVYSYELLAYRTLVNAAAMPYSEEADEQLPDYFVTAESITPKEHVGIQAAAQKWIDSSISKTANVPTDYPYEDFKDIYLFAWEQGLKGCTTFRFNPQAFQGVLVTDKDLESTTYVFELEDGSKVELQGNEEVEYDGELHTAANLFDALKEGYYGKF; from the coding sequence ATGAGCGTTTCGGCAGAAGCTTTGACCGCTGCGCTTCCGGATATCGCCTTTCAGGAAGCGTCGCTGGACATCTGGGACAAGAAATATCGTCTCAAGGCTAAAACGGGGGAAATCATCGACCAGGAGATCGACGACACTTACAAGCGTGTCGCCCGGGCCCTGGCCGAAGTGGAGAAAGGCAAGGACAAGCAGGATCACTGGTATCGCGAATTCCTCTGGGCGCTCAGGCGCGGAGCGATTCCGGCCGGGCGCATCACATCCAACGCAGGCGCACTGGCGCACAAGCCGGCCACCTCGACCATCAACTGCACCGTGTCGGGCACCATCCGCGACTCGATGAACGACATTCTCGGCAAGGTGCACGAAGCCGGGCTGACGCTCAAGGCCGGTTGCGGCATTGGCTATGAGTTTTCCACGCTCAGGCCCAAGGGGGCCTATGTGTCGGGGGCGGGCGCCTATACCTCCGGCCCGATGTCGTTCATGGATATCTACGACAAGATGTGCTTCACCGTTTCCTCGGCCGGCGGCCGTCGCGGTGCGCAGATGGCCACCTTCGACGTCTCGCACCCGGACGTCATGGATTTCATCCGCGCCAAGCGCGAGAACGGCGTACTGCGACAGTTCAACTGTTCGCTGCTGATCACCGACGACTTCGTCCAGGCCGTCATCGACGATACCGATTGGCCGCTGGTCTTCCCGGTACTCGACAGCGAGACCGAGGAGATCGATGTCAACGACCCCGAGCAGGTGATCTGGCGAGAATGGCCGACCACCGAGGGTTACGTCAGCAACGACGAGGGCCTGGTGGCCTGCAAGATCTATCGCAAGGTGCCGGCCAAGCGCCTGTGGAACATGATCATGAGCAGCACTTACGACTATGCCGAACCGGGCTTCGTGCTGGTCGATCGCATCAACGAACAGAACAACAACTGGTGGTGCGAAACCATCCGCGCCACCAACCCGTGCGGCGAACAGCCGTTGCCGCCCTATGGCGCCTGCCTGCTCGGTTCGGTCAACCTGACGCGCTTTGTCGAAGAACCATTCACCGAGAACGCACGCTTCAACTGGGACGAGTACCGCCGCACCGTACAGATTTTCACGCGCATGCTCGACAACGTGGTCGAGATCAATGGCCTGCCACTGGAGAAGCAGCGCAAGGAAATCATGTACAAGCGCCGCCACGGCATGGGCTTCCTGGGCCTGGGCTCGACGCTGACCATGTTGCGCAAGCAGTACGGCCACCCCGAGTCGCTCGAGTTTACCGAGCGTGTCTCGCGCGAGATGGCCGTTGCGGGCTGGGAAACCGCCGCCGAACTGGCCGAGGAAAAGGGCCCGGCGCCGATCATGAGCGACGAGTTCGAAGTCACGCCCGAGATGCTGCGCAAGCGCCCCGAGATGAAGCGCGACGGCTACAAGCCCGGCGACAAGGTACCCGGCCGCATCCTGCATGCGCGCTACAGCCGCTACATGCAGAAGGTGGCCGAGGTTGCGCCCGAGCTGGTCGACAAGCTGGCCGAAACCGGTGCGCGCTTCACGCACCACACCTCGATCGCGCCGACCGGCACCATCTCGCTGTCGCTGGCCAACAATGCCTCGAACGGTATCGAGCCGAGCTTCGCCCATCACTACAACCGCAACGTGATCCGCGAAGGCCGCAAGAGCAAGGAGAAGGTCAGCGTCTATTCCTACGAGCTGCTGGCCTATCGCACCCTGGTCAATGCGGCCGCCATGCCGTATTCCGAAGAGGCCGACGAGCAGCTGCCGGACTATTTCGTCACGGCCGAATCGATCACGCCAAAGGAACATGTCGGCATCCAGGCCGCCGCGCAGAAGTGGATCGACTCGTCGATCTCCAAGACGGCCAATGTCCCGACCGACTATCCGTACGAGGACTTCAAGGACATCTACCTGTTCGCCTGGGAGCAGGGCCTGAAGGGCTGCACGACCTTCCGCTTCAATCCGCAGGCTTTCCAGGGGGTGCTGGTCACCGACAAGGACCTGGAGTCGACCACTTACGTGTTCGAACTCGAAGACGGCTCCAAGGTCGAGCTCCAGGGTAACGAGGAAGTCGAATACGACGGCGAATTGCACACAGCCGCGAACCTCTTCGATGCCTTGAAAGAAGGCTACTACGGAAAATTTTAA
- a CDS encoding NAD(P)H-dependent glycerol-3-phosphate dehydrogenase: protein MATVIAVFGAGSWGTALGMQLARMGHDVRLWARDADRAEAMERDRVNQRYLPDSPFPESLHVSSDFAAVCEGAQHLLVATPSHAFSETVDRLAPYVTAETGLVWASKGFEPGTGRLLHEVARERLGADIPLALITGPSFAREVAEALPTAVTVAATQPAFGHAWAALLHGHNFRAYYTADLVGAELGGAIKNVLAVACGMADGLGLGENARAALITRGLAEMMRLGRDLGADDRTLMGLAGIGDLVLTCTGNQSRNRRLGLALGQGRSVDEAVAEIGQVVEGIKTAEEVMRLAERAGVEMPIAEQVHGILFRGWNARKGVQVLMERDLKRETE from the coding sequence ATGGCCACGGTGATCGCGGTGTTCGGCGCCGGCTCCTGGGGGACGGCGCTGGGCATGCAACTGGCTCGCATGGGCCATGACGTGCGCCTGTGGGCGCGCGATGCCGATCGCGCCGAGGCCATGGAGCGCGATCGCGTCAACCAGCGCTACCTCCCCGACAGCCCGTTCCCCGAGTCGCTGCACGTCAGCAGCGACTTTGCGGCGGTGTGCGAGGGCGCGCAGCACCTGCTGGTGGCCACCCCCAGTCACGCCTTCAGTGAAACCGTCGATCGGCTGGCACCTTACGTCACGGCCGAGACGGGCCTGGTCTGGGCCAGCAAGGGCTTCGAGCCGGGCACCGGCCGCCTGCTACACGAGGTCGCGCGCGAGCGCCTCGGCGCCGACATCCCGCTGGCGCTGATCACCGGCCCTTCGTTCGCTCGCGAGGTGGCCGAGGCCTTGCCCACGGCGGTGACGGTGGCGGCCACGCAACCGGCATTCGGTCACGCCTGGGCAGCCTTGCTGCACGGCCACAATTTCCGCGCCTACTACACGGCCGACCTGGTCGGTGCCGAACTCGGCGGCGCCATCAAGAACGTGCTGGCAGTGGCTTGCGGGATGGCCGATGGTCTGGGCCTGGGCGAAAATGCGCGCGCCGCACTGATCACGCGCGGGCTGGCCGAGATGATGCGCCTGGGCCGCGACCTGGGTGCCGACGATCGGACGCTGATGGGCCTGGCCGGCATCGGTGACCTGGTGCTGACCTGCACCGGCAATCAGTCGCGCAACCGTCGGCTGGGTCTGGCGCTGGGGCAGGGGCGTTCGGTCGACGAAGCGGTAGCCGAGATCGGCCAGGTCGTCGAAGGCATCAAGACGGCCGAGGAAGTCATGCGCCTGGCCGAACGCGCGGGCGTGGAAATGCCCATTGCCGAGCAGGTCCACGGCATCCTGTTCCGCGGCTGGAACGCCCGCAAGGGTGTGCAAGTGCTGATGGAGCGCGACCTCAAACGCGAAACCGAGTAG
- the secB gene encoding protein-export chaperone SecB has protein sequence MAEENQQGAAGANQEGTQEARMVVQHVYLKDASFEAPNVMELDQSGSEPEINLNLSQRTDPVSDDRYHVVLTVTVTAKQGEKTAFLCEVHYAGFFQLVGFSEQQVSYVLNVLCPNTLFPYCRSQIGNMVSAGGFFLPPLQAVNFEAVFRQRMEEARQQQEGQQEEASAGNGQNPPETEQ, from the coding sequence ATGGCAGAAGAGAATCAGCAAGGCGCGGCAGGCGCCAACCAGGAAGGCACCCAGGAAGCCCGGATGGTCGTCCAGCACGTCTATCTCAAGGATGCGTCTTTCGAGGCACCCAACGTGATGGAACTCGATCAGAGCGGCAGCGAGCCCGAGATCAACCTCAACCTGTCGCAGCGGACCGATCCGGTCAGCGACGATCGCTACCATGTGGTGCTGACGGTCACCGTGACGGCCAAGCAGGGCGAGAAGACAGCGTTTCTGTGTGAAGTGCACTACGCCGGCTTCTTCCAGTTGGTCGGGTTCAGCGAGCAGCAGGTGTCCTACGTGCTCAACGTGCTTTGTCCGAACACCCTGTTTCCCTACTGCCGGTCGCAGATCGGCAACATGGTCTCCGCCGGCGGATTCTTCCTGCCGCCGCTGCAGGCGGTCAACTTCGAAGCGGTGTTTCGCCAGCGCATGGAAGAGGCCCGCCAGCAGCAGGAAGGCCAGCAGGAAGAAGCGTCCGCTGGCAACGGCCAGAATCCGCCCGAAACCGAACAGTAA
- a CDS encoding rhodanese-like domain-containing protein: protein MEQIFEFIGNHPLLTGALGVAVGALVVYEISRLTRKWRELGTLDAVQLLNREDPVVLDVSNSADYAKGHIQGALHMPPSRIESGNQQLLKYRDRPILVYCRNSQVSPQMAGRLVKLGFSNVNVLAGGLTQWISDQQPVTRQKGAAKSGEGKQQRKKSKADK from the coding sequence ATGGAACAGATATTCGAGTTCATCGGCAACCATCCCTTGCTGACCGGCGCGCTGGGCGTTGCGGTCGGCGCCCTGGTTGTCTACGAAATCAGCCGGCTGACGCGCAAGTGGCGCGAGCTGGGCACGCTCGATGCAGTGCAGCTGCTCAACCGCGAGGATCCGGTGGTCCTGGATGTTTCCAACAGTGCCGACTACGCCAAGGGGCATATCCAGGGCGCGCTGCACATGCCGCCCTCGCGGATCGAGTCGGGCAACCAGCAACTGCTCAAGTACCGTGACCGCCCGATCCTGGTCTACTGCCGTAACAGCCAGGTGTCGCCCCAGATGGCCGGACGCCTGGTCAAGCTCGGTTTCAGCAATGTCAACGTGCTGGCCGGCGGGCTGACGCAGTGGATCAGCGATCAGCAACCGGTCACCCGTCAGAAGGGCGCCGCCAAGAGCGGTGAGGGCAAGCAGCAGCGCAAGAAATCGAAAGCGGACAAGTAA
- the gpmI gene encoding 2,3-bisphosphoglycerate-independent phosphoglycerate mutase, giving the protein MARPRPLMLLILDGWGHRDAAPDNAITVGDTPNWDRLWAGHPHTLLDTSGESVGLPAGQMGNSEVGHMNLGAGRIVYQELTRIGKAIADGSFRDNPALNHGIAMARDSGGCVHILGLLSPGGVHSHEDQLLATLELALDRGAPEVALHVFLDGRDVPPRSAADSIRRLEAAVNESDRARIASVSGRYYAMDRDRRWERTERAWQAIVEARSEHRADTASAALEAAYARGEDDEFVAPTVIGEGHRVVDGDAVIFINFRADRARQLTRAFVEPDFDGFSVPRPALSAMVTMTHYLDGLPVEVAFEPETFEHLLGAELEAAGLRQLRIAETEKYAHVTYFFNGGKERVFDGEDRKLIQSPDVATYDLQPEMSAPELSGELVAAIEGDHYDVIVCNVANPDMVGHSGHLEAAVAAVEAVDRLLGEVLPALERAGGEALITADHGNVEQMNDPETGQPHTSHTTNPVPLVYAGPRTLALDDGGSLRDIAPTMLELLGLPQPKPMSGRSLIHKD; this is encoded by the coding sequence ATGGCACGACCCAGGCCGCTCATGCTCCTCATTCTCGATGGCTGGGGGCACCGCGATGCCGCGCCCGACAATGCCATCACGGTCGGCGATACGCCCAACTGGGACCGGCTCTGGGCCGGGCATCCCCATACCCTGCTGGACACCTCCGGCGAGTCGGTTGGCCTGCCGGCCGGACAGATGGGTAATTCCGAAGTCGGTCATATGAACCTGGGTGCCGGCCGCATCGTCTACCAGGAACTGACGCGTATTGGCAAAGCCATCGCCGATGGCAGCTTCCGGGACAACCCGGCCCTCAATCACGGTATCGCCATGGCGCGCGACTCGGGCGGCTGCGTACACATCCTGGGCCTGCTCTCGCCCGGTGGCGTACACAGTCACGAGGACCAACTTCTGGCCACGCTCGAGCTGGCGCTCGACCGTGGCGCGCCGGAAGTGGCCCTGCACGTCTTCCTCGACGGCCGCGATGTACCGCCACGCAGCGCTGCTGACTCCATCCGCCGCCTGGAAGCGGCCGTGAACGAATCCGATCGTGCCCGCATCGCTTCGGTCAGCGGTCGCTACTACGCGATGGACCGCGACCGCCGCTGGGAGCGCACCGAACGCGCCTGGCAGGCGATCGTCGAAGCCCGCTCCGAGCACCGCGCCGACACGGCCTCGGCCGCGCTCGAAGCCGCCTATGCCCGCGGTGAGGATGACGAGTTCGTTGCTCCCACGGTGATCGGCGAGGGGCATCGCGTGGTCGACGGTGATGCGGTGATCTTCATCAATTTCCGGGCCGACCGGGCGCGCCAGCTCACCCGGGCCTTCGTCGAGCCCGACTTCGACGGCTTCAGCGTCCCGCGCCCTGCCCTGTCGGCCATGGTCACCATGACCCATTATCTCGACGGCCTGCCGGTCGAGGTCGCCTTCGAGCCGGAAACTTTCGAGCACCTGTTGGGCGCCGAACTCGAGGCCGCCGGCCTGCGTCAGCTGCGCATCGCCGAGACCGAAAAATATGCGCACGTGACCTACTTCTTCAATGGCGGCAAGGAACGGGTCTTCGACGGCGAAGATCGCAAACTGATCCAGTCCCCGGACGTGGCCACCTATGACCTGCAGCCGGAGATGAGTGCACCGGAACTGTCGGGCGAACTGGTCGCCGCGATCGAAGGCGATCACTACGATGTCATCGTCTGCAACGTGGCCAATCCCGACATGGTCGGGCACAGCGGCCACCTCGAAGCCGCCGTGGCAGCCGTCGAGGCCGTGGACCGGCTGCTGGGCGAAGTCCTGCCGGCGCTCGAACGCGCCGGCGGCGAAGCACTGATCACGGCCGACCACGGCAATGTCGAACAGATGAACGATCCCGAAACCGGTCAGCCGCACACCTCGCACACGACCAACCCGGTCCCGCTGGTGTATGCCGGCCCGCGCACGCTCGCACTGGATGACGGCGGCAGCCTTCGCGATATCGCGCCCACCATGCTCGAGCTGCTGGGCCTGCCGCAACCGAAGCCGATGAGCGGCCGCTCGCTGATTCACAAAGACTGA
- a CDS encoding peptidoglycan DD-metalloendopeptidase family protein → MIASPAPRISLAVLLLSIGLMAETTAQQDREAVEAQLETVRAEIAEIQQRIDRDLDQRDELQDDLAQAERAVGQSRRARIETNRELKRVRADIDRLEQRRGRLEEEAGRHATDLAQQLAAAYRLGGQSRLKMLLNQDDPRRFSRRLAYHGYLSRERIRAIDELNGTLDRLAETRRALQEEASTLETLRAASEVETRRLEAALGQREQALAALDERLAGQRDRLGQLERDAAELSDLLDRLGQMLADVPPDVAVPPFAELRGRLPMPVDGPVRAAFGDRRSGDLEWSGWLIGIDSGQEVHSIAHGRVAYADWLRGYGLLLILEHGDGFMSLYAHNEALMRDVGDWVAPGETIAVSGRSGGIAEPALYFELRREGEPIDPAQWIDR, encoded by the coding sequence GTGATCGCCTCTCCGGCCCCCCGCATCAGCCTGGCGGTTCTGCTTCTGAGCATCGGGCTGATGGCCGAAACCACGGCGCAGCAGGACCGCGAAGCGGTCGAGGCCCAGCTGGAGACCGTGCGCGCCGAGATCGCCGAAATCCAGCAGCGCATCGACCGCGATCTCGATCAGCGCGACGAACTCCAGGACGACCTGGCGCAGGCCGAGCGGGCCGTCGGCCAGTCCCGTCGCGCCCGGATTGAAACCAACCGCGAACTCAAACGCGTGCGCGCCGACATCGACCGCCTCGAACAGCGCCGCGGCCGACTCGAGGAAGAGGCGGGCCGGCATGCCACCGATCTGGCCCAGCAACTGGCCGCCGCCTACCGCCTGGGCGGGCAATCGCGTCTGAAAATGCTGCTCAACCAGGACGATCCGCGCCGGTTTTCGCGACGGCTGGCCTACCACGGCTATCTTTCGCGCGAACGGATCCGCGCCATCGACGAGCTCAATGGCACGCTCGACCGGCTGGCCGAAACCCGGCGCGCGCTCCAGGAAGAAGCCAGCACACTCGAGACCCTGCGGGCTGCCAGTGAGGTCGAAACCCGGCGACTGGAGGCGGCGCTTGGGCAACGGGAGCAGGCCCTGGCGGCGCTCGATGAGCGGCTGGCGGGCCAGCGCGATCGCCTGGGCCAGCTCGAGCGCGATGCGGCCGAACTGAGCGACCTGCTCGACCGGCTGGGTCAGATGCTGGCCGACGTGCCCCCCGATGTGGCCGTGCCGCCCTTCGCCGAACTCCGCGGCAGGCTGCCCATGCCCGTCGATGGACCGGTGCGCGCGGCTTTCGGCGATCGCCGCAGCGGTGACCTCGAGTGGAGCGGCTGGCTGATCGGCATCGATTCGGGGCAGGAAGTCCACAGCATCGCCCACGGTCGCGTGGCCTATGCCGACTGGCTGCGCGGCTACGGTCTGTTACTGATTCTCGAGCACGGCGACGGTTTCATGAGCCTCTACGCCCACAACGAGGCGCTGATGCGCGATGTCGGCGACTGGGTCGCCCCGGGGGAGACGATCGCGGTCAGCGGCCG